The region attacaATGTGTATTTTTGTAACTAGTGATTTACGAATAACTTCAAGTTTTCtgggattatttaaaaattatggaactGCTTATTGCATCGCCAACAGCATTGACAAATATGATCCCGAAGCATTCATGATCTAAAACAATATTGcctcttattttaaaaatcaatatttttaattttaataagtaaatatatgtgCTTTTTTGTCCTTCATTTTTCTCTTCATCTTTAAAGGCGAGaagtttatgtatataaatactataaatcTTACGCTTGTAAATGATGCTAAGGAGAGATCCATCATCTTTCCTACTGTGAGTGTCAGCTGTTTCTGCGATCTTAATATGACAAATAACAGAAGACGACTTTCTGTACATTTTAAATCGTACCATTCACAGTTATATGCCGCGACACCAATTTCTTTGCTCTatgaaaatggaaataaaacaatttatagtattctttttaattttatgcgagatgaaagaaacaattatatactcgcaatgttttattattgtgataaatattGTCTTGTCACTAACCTTATTGTTCAAATATTCTCCAGCGtagcaaaatataaatgcttCAAGATTtgttatagtaaaaaataaaaatgatttcatTATTTGTTCTACCGCATTGGAACTACCGATTGCCTGCAatattgtgataaaataatgtgcgagttatattaaatataaataactacatatctataactttttattatgatatgtataataaaaagtgaGCGAATTTATAAACGAGAAAAACTTGAACAGATGTAACatgtaatagaatattaaaaaataaataaatttatatctaataatattatattattagcaACTACTTGaagaattacaataattttgtattcaaTGCTATTACTCACTGTTACTATAACGAAACCTAGCGAGCATATCATTATCGTGTTTGACACAAACTGAAGCAATGCGATATATGAATAAAGACTTTCaatgttttttgaaaaactgataattttttggtgtttttgaataattttactcGTAGTCATAGCAATTGATTCGCCCTCGTTTTTACGAGACACAAGTTGCGTCAGCCGGTGACGCATAATTTCGATTTGGCCAGCCGTATGTAAagtctgaaaataaaaatacaattacatgtgaaattaattataattcacgaatgagattaatatttaagcaGTGCATCAGATAAACTTACAACGTgccaaataatataattaaaatcaatataaataaaaaaatttgtgaaccatatatttaatttttaaatgcatactattatttttaattagatacaGCCTCATGAGGCTGTATGAAGTGGAGAATGGAATCTCATCTTAccaatgttaataataaagagttTGTTATACCAGCCGCCCATCCACAAAGAATCATAAGCAAAAATTCTgcgattaaaatgattctgtATGTGGACTGCGTGTTTATGTCGAAAGGAATTTCTAGCTTATTGATTAAAGGTAATTCTTTTGTAGTGTCAGTGACATCGGCATCGGCCAGGATGATACCGATGCAATATGCAACAATTGTCACCGTGTGAAGGGTGACGACCGCATTTGCAATACGATCCGATATTTTCGCTTTGCGTGCTATCTCGCGCATACTAATGTCATTATTAGTGCAATCGCTCCAGTCTTCCGTCATCACTGCCAAGATTTCGATGAGTTTTCTGTGGatgattattttcattaatcgTAAGATAATCTTAAAGATAATCTTAATTATCGTCACGTAAATTGGTCTCTTTAAAGATTtgttatctttaaatattacaaactaATTGTCCATGCTTTTTATTCACCAACAATCTTTgctcataaatttattaatatgattaaaatatatattgacggtaaaaatgaaaagtacgatgcaattgtatttttaagtgAGAGAGCgctttacaatattttctcaCCTGAAATCGGTCGAATCGCTATGTGATGtacattgtattaaaaaagaaagttttgtggctaatataatatattactcaCAATTCTACTTTTGAGAAGAAAGCTATTGTACAAATAAATCTTCTGAAAAATTATGGTTCTGGAGTTACAGCATCTTTCGTTGGAGCTTTGATATGAGTGCATATTaatcgtaacatttttttccgaATGTTTCTaaacgttataataaattatattatattacttaccGCTGATTTAACCAAAACACAatgaatttgataattattttggaATACGCAAGGAAGCTGGACAGACAGTCCATCAAATCCAAGATTTCGGCAGAATATACGTGTGTCAGAAAATAACGATAGTGGCAGAATAAAGTAACTGTCAAAGAAACGACCCAAAATATTCTGCAGAGCAGAACGTACGGTGTACCCGGCCAAATACCACACATAGTGAGCATAAACCTCAACGTGCGGTTAAGCGTACTTTTACGAGccataatttcttatttctttttgtccTCCGTTGTTTACAGCAAATCCATCAAGATGTGTATAACAGAACAAAAATCCTCCGGggtaaaagaaagatagaagaaatatattctgaTCAATTAGCGCGCGTTTCGATGACAGTTCTACGTGTATTATAGAATATCTGCGTGAAGAAAACTAGATATTCTAAGAAATCAGCAAGTTCAACCTTCGGCAATTGATCGCAATTGGAAGTtgctcattaaatatttttatcccGCCGAGCGTATAGATCGCGAATACATTTTGTCGTGGTTTTTCATGAATTTAATGTAAGAAACGGAAAGATAGATGAGGTCTTTTTCCCCTCTCTTTTGTGCGCCGGTACAAGCTACAATCGCGAATTGTCCCCTTTAAATATGCAACGATACATGCGGACGTAGATACGGCGATGTATATCCGACGGTCAGTCGTAACCACGGTGCTTCAGGAAAGTTTTAATCTCTAGAGGATGAAGAGCCGGGTATAACTATGTGCAACACTACAAACTTTACATTGCTTCATTTGTAATAGCTGAAAGTGGGTTTGTGTTGTAGAAATATTGGTACTGATGAAACACATAATTTGGATTTGAACAAATGCACGGATTTGTACCCGAAAATGTACGTGAAATGATGGATTACATGTAAATCATCAGAATTTACGTagatgaatatttaaacagattaaatattatattgctgttaaattgtattaagactttctatattgtattttctatatgtatgtgcaaattaatttttagcgTTACATTTTTGCATAACGAGTGttgtatatatttagttatttaattgttttattcagTATTCTtagtcaatttaataaaaaagtatgcaaatatgtataaagctgacatggaaaatataaaagttatatcaGGCTGCCATATActctttgttaatttaattttaattattaacgttGTGGATATgtagtattataaaattttatgattccTGGGAAATGAGGATTTATTAAGGTGTTGTGACAACATAAAGAATgacatatctttttatattatctgtaaatgattattattttaaggtaTCTAAATCATTACTATTTTAGACTATATTTTACTAggccatttttatattatgaaaatatatattgtactatattttctatcaTGTTTCTATCACTGAAGATATATTTACATGATATACGCTTCAGGactattgtataaaaatcttCAAATATATGATGTGTTTATTGCATAGCCAGCAATACTGACAAATATGATCCCGAAGCTTtcattatctataataaagtatgaactttttgtattatatataaaaattaatattttaaaggattataattttgttatcaGGAAAAATTCATTTTGAACATTGCTATAAGAAATTTACAAACTTAACGGATTGGTATAGaagaattgtaatatatatagacaaaaggtaaattttatgtaaaaaatatcttgatacaaatattatgtatacaattattgtccaaaattattttgtgtgtTGCGTATGAATCTTACACTTGTAAAAGATTCTAAGGAGAGATCCATTATTTTTCCGACTGTAAGTGTCAATTGCTTCTGCGCTCTTAATATCACGAATATCAAATTACGACTGTTTTTAGGTTTCATTTCGTACCAAGTGGAATTGTACGCCGCATTTCCGATGGCTTTGCTCTAGAAAGGTGGAGATAGTTAAGGGATCGTCATGACGCGCGATGTCCTCTAACtcgaaaaattcaaataacCGCGTTATTGACcatcatataattattgtccCGTGTCTAAccttgttttttaaatattctcctGCGTAACAAAATATGAACGCTTCGAGATTCGTTAcggtgtaaaataaaagagaccGCACTATGTGCTCCGTTGCGTCGGGACTACCAATTGCCTACAATATCGAAACagcaataattatatctttaaaattaaacataaacgTCTATGTTAGTCTGATGCATGTAACAAGGtgcaaagaatttattttataacaaaaaagcACGGCTAAGTTTATGGAATGTAATGTTCACTATGCGTAATACTTAATGTCTTCACTCGCCGTTACAATAAGAAACCCCAAGGAGCAAATCAGCACGGTGTTCAATGTGAATTGCACTAACGCgatgtatgtatatagatcCTCAATGTATTCCGAAAAGTTAATGATTCGTTGATGCTTGCGAATGATTTTAGTCGTCGCAACGGCGACAGATTCAGATCTTTCTTCACTTCCTCTCGGTACGAGCTCGGTTAACCAACAGCGCAGAATATCCATCTGACCACCTACGTGTAAAGTCTGAAATATAAGAATTGCACGTTGTGTTTATTCAAATTGATCGAAATTCGAAATGATATACGTTTAAAcagcaagaaaaaaatattgttttgaaaTCATTAATTG is a window of Temnothorax longispinosus isolate EJ_2023e chromosome 1, Tlon_JGU_v1, whole genome shotgun sequence DNA encoding:
- the LOC139818570 gene encoding odorant receptor 4-like isoform X4 gives rise to the protein MMAEDWNDCAGSDINMRETVELPVDINTKRMYKTLLGMQFVHLIMSGCGTGLLNALLLTLTLHVGGQMDILRCWLTELVPRGSEERSESVAVATTKIIRKHQRIINFSEYIEDLYTYIALVQFTLNTVLICSLGFLIVTAIGSPDATEHIVRSLLFYTVTNLEAFIFCYAGEYLKNKSKAIGNAAYNSTWYEMKPKNSRNLIFVILRAQKQLTLTVGKIMDLSLESFTSIMKASGSYLSVLLAMQ
- the LOC139818570 gene encoding odorant receptor 4-like isoform X3, whose product is MMAEDWNDCAGSDINMRETVYKAKLANRITNAMFTLHTLTIVAYSIGIFLADVDVTSQSELPLLLKVELPVDINTKRMYKTLLGMQFVHLIMSGCGTGLLNALLLTLTLHVGGQMDILRCWLTELVPRGSEERSESVAVATTKIIRKHQRIINFSEYIEDLYTYIALVQFTLNTVLICSLGFLIVTAIGSPDATEHIVRSLLFYTVTNLEAFIFCYAGEYLKNKSKAIGNAAYNSTWYEMKPKNSRNLIFVILRAQKQLTLTVGKIMDLSLESFTSIMKASGSYLSVLLAMQ
- the LOC139818248 gene encoding odorant receptor Or2-like isoform X2 — translated: MARKSTLNRTLRFMLTMCGIWPGTPYVLLCRIFWVVSLTVTLFCHYRYFLTHVYSAEILDLMDCLSSFLAYSKIIIKFIVFWLNQRFICTIAFFSKVEFDSTDFRKLIEILAVMTEDWSDCTNNDISMREIARKAKISDRIANAVVTLHTVTIVAYCIGIILADADVTDTTKELPLINKLEIPFDINTQSTYRIILIAEFLLMILCGWAAGITNSLLLTLTLHTAGQIEIMRHRLTQLVSRKNEGESIAMTTSKIIQKHQKIISFSKNIESLYSYIALLQFVSNTIMICSLGFVIVTAIGSSNAVEQIMKSFLFFTITNLEAFIFCYAGEYLNNKSKEIGVAAYNCEWYDLKCTESRLLLFVILRSQKQLTLTVGKMMDLSLASFTSIMNASGSYLSMLLAMQ
- the LOC139818570 gene encoding odorant receptor 4-like isoform X2, translated to MTRKSTINRTLKLMLTLCGIWPGTSCIMICRTYWIIALATDEICHYRYLLMHLHSNDLFDLMDCFSSFLTQVKFSIKLIIFWLNERKFIEILTMMAEDWNDCAGSDINMRETVELPVDINTKRMYKTLLGMQFVHLIMSGCGTGLLNALLLTLTLHVGGQMDILRCWLTELVPRGSEERSESVAVATTKIIRKHQRIINFSEYIEDLYTYIALVQFTLNTVLICSLGFLIVTAIGSPDATEHIVRSLLFYTVTNLEAFIFCYAGEYLKNKSKAIGNAAYNSTWYEMKPKNSRNLIFVILRAQKQLTLTVGKIMDLSLESFTSIMKASGSYLSVLLAMQ
- the LOC139818248 gene encoding odorant receptor Or2-like isoform X4 translates to MARKSTLNRTLRFMLTMCGIWPGTPYVLLCRIFWVVSLTVTLFCHYRYFLTHVYSAEILDLMDCLSSFLAYSKIIIKFIVFWLNQRFICTIAFFSKVELKLIEILAVMTEDWSDCTNNDISMREIARKAKISDRIANAVVTLHTVTIVAYCIGIILADADVTDTTKELPLINKLEIPFDINTQSTYRIILIAEFLLMILCGWAAGITNSLLLTLTLHTAGQIEIMRHRLTQLVSRKNEGESIAMTTSKIIQKHQKIISFSKNIESLYSYIALLQFVSNTIMICSLGFVIVTAIGSSNAVEQIMKSFLFFTITNLEAFIFCYAGEYLNNKSKEIGVAAYNCEWYDLKCTESRLLLFVILRSQKQLTLTVGKMMDLSLASFTSIMNASGSYLSMLLAMQ
- the LOC139818248 gene encoding odorant receptor Or2-like isoform X1 encodes the protein MARKSTLNRTLRFMLTMCGIWPGTPYVLLCRIFWVVSLTVTLFCHYRYFLTHVYSAEILDLMDCLSSFLAYSKIIIKFIVFWLNQRRFICTIAFFSKVEFDSTDFRKLIEILAVMTEDWSDCTNNDISMREIARKAKISDRIANAVVTLHTVTIVAYCIGIILADADVTDTTKELPLINKLEIPFDINTQSTYRIILIAEFLLMILCGWAAGITNSLLLTLTLHTAGQIEIMRHRLTQLVSRKNEGESIAMTTSKIIQKHQKIISFSKNIESLYSYIALLQFVSNTIMICSLGFVIVTAIGSSNAVEQIMKSFLFFTITNLEAFIFCYAGEYLNNKSKEIGVAAYNCEWYDLKCTESRLLLFVILRSQKQLTLTVGKMMDLSLASFTSIMNASGSYLSMLLAMQ
- the LOC139818248 gene encoding odorant receptor Or2-like isoform X5, producing MARKSTLNRTLRFMLTMCGIWPGTPYVLLCRIFWVVSLTVTLFCHYRYFLTHVYSAEILDLMDCLSSFLAYSKIIIKFIVFWLNQRKLIEILAVMTEDWSDCTNNDISMREIARKAKISDRIANAVVTLHTVTIVAYCIGIILADADVTDTTKELPLINKLEIPFDINTQSTYRIILIAEFLLMILCGWAAGITNSLLLTLTLHTAGQIEIMRHRLTQLVSRKNEGESIAMTTSKIIQKHQKIISFSKNIESLYSYIALLQFVSNTIMICSLGFVIVTAIGSSNAVEQIMKSFLFFTITNLEAFIFCYAGEYLNNKSKEIGVAAYNCEWYDLKCTESRLLLFVILRSQKQLTLTVGKMMDLSLASFTSIMNASGSYLSMLLAMQ
- the LOC139818248 gene encoding odorant receptor Or2-like isoform X3; the encoded protein is MARKSTLNRTLRFMLTMCGIWPGTPYVLLCRIFWVVSLTVTLFCHYRYFLTHVYSAEILDLMDCLSSFLAYSKIIIKFIVFWLNQRRFICTIAFFSKVELKLIEILAVMTEDWSDCTNNDISMREIARKAKISDRIANAVVTLHTVTIVAYCIGIILADADVTDTTKELPLINKLEIPFDINTQSTYRIILIAEFLLMILCGWAAGITNSLLLTLTLHTAGQIEIMRHRLTQLVSRKNEGESIAMTTSKIIQKHQKIISFSKNIESLYSYIALLQFVSNTIMICSLGFVIVTAIGSSNAVEQIMKSFLFFTITNLEAFIFCYAGEYLNNKSKEIGVAAYNCEWYDLKCTESRLLLFVILRSQKQLTLTVGKMMDLSLASFTSIMNASGSYLSMLLAMQ